One Bremerella cremea genomic window carries:
- a CDS encoding macro domain-containing protein, with amino-acid sequence MSPIQFTNGDATCPIGEGPKIIVHICNDIGGWGAGFVLALSQRWPAPEAAYRRWHAGDEALPFELGQVQFVQVEPQLWVANMIGQRGTRPSDGKPPIRYEAVRQALAKVAQFAQDHSASVHMPRIGCGLAGGKWEEIEPQIEATLLAKDIAVTVYDFG; translated from the coding sequence ATGAGCCCTATTCAGTTTACTAACGGCGATGCGACCTGTCCCATTGGTGAAGGCCCAAAGATCATCGTTCATATCTGCAACGACATCGGCGGCTGGGGGGCCGGTTTTGTGTTGGCCCTTTCTCAACGCTGGCCAGCCCCTGAAGCGGCTTACCGACGCTGGCACGCCGGCGACGAAGCCCTGCCCTTCGAGCTTGGCCAGGTGCAGTTCGTGCAAGTCGAACCGCAATTATGGGTCGCTAACATGATCGGCCAGCGAGGAACCCGCCCCTCGGACGGCAAGCCCCCCATTCGCTACGAGGCAGTCCGCCAGGCACTGGCCAAAGTCGCTCAGTTCGCCCAAGACCATTCTGCCTCAGTCCACATGCCCCGCATCGGCTGCGGCTTAGCCGGAGGCAAATGGGAAGAAATCGAACCCCAAATCGAAGCCACCCTTTTAGCCAAAGATATTGCGGTAACGGTTTATGATTTTGGGTAA
- a CDS encoding chloride channel protein — protein MRWSRVRGWMAPVQDWLALNLKRGTIPAQPLTIFLAGLVGVLAGYSSIFLSVMIHTIEKWTLRPCMELAQTNPLGLVGLIVVPIIGLMIVSWYTRTYYPEAVGHGVPEVIKAIARKDGVIRPPVAIVKLLASGLCIGTGSSIGREGPVVQIGAAFGSSAGQIFQLSARNMKVLAAAGAAAGISATFHAPIAGVIFASEIILGNFAVESLSAIVIAAVLANVVQQNQGGHGFAPEFPHIEHNFDGAYHELPSYIALGLICGLMAVGFTKLLYWFEDESEYWIPKHWVRAIACGLLLGVVGTTHYVLYPQAPDQSTAAQNDSERSHPIPVLYGTGYAAISHTLHLENAQKLTDTVEGEKDTHDENVRLSRAGMWNHLVWLLPLVIVKPFLTSACLAGGGSGGIFAPSLFIGATTGAVIGIILNLAVPEWCDHPGAYALVGMGAVVAGTTHGTLSAIVVVYELTDDYRIILPIMAAAGIAGLVARWVDPESIYEKKLSRRGESIARSHDLHHIENVAVREVMIRKFPTVQHTDNLMQIIKIARENPHIESLPVMNEDGSLHGIIRPEDLHRVLDTDISPYLVNAHDISMVSPIAVSPDENLIEALRDFGTRDVDTLPVEITSGGKRVLIGLLVRADVMARYREELLRG, from the coding sequence ATGCGTTGGTCACGGGTTCGTGGGTGGATGGCGCCGGTTCAAGACTGGCTGGCCCTGAATTTAAAGCGTGGGACTATCCCTGCGCAACCACTAACCATCTTTCTCGCCGGGCTGGTCGGCGTTTTAGCCGGGTATAGCTCGATTTTTCTCTCGGTCATGATCCATACGATCGAGAAGTGGACGCTGCGGCCTTGTATGGAATTGGCCCAGACCAACCCGTTGGGCTTGGTTGGATTGATCGTCGTCCCGATTATTGGCTTGATGATTGTCTCGTGGTACACCCGCACCTACTACCCAGAAGCAGTCGGGCATGGCGTGCCAGAAGTGATCAAGGCCATCGCGCGAAAAGATGGGGTGATTCGTCCCCCGGTGGCCATTGTCAAACTACTGGCCAGTGGGCTTTGTATCGGCACCGGTAGTTCCATCGGGCGCGAAGGCCCCGTCGTTCAGATTGGGGCGGCCTTTGGTAGTTCCGCCGGACAAATCTTTCAATTGTCGGCCCGCAACATGAAAGTGCTGGCTGCCGCTGGAGCGGCTGCGGGGATCTCGGCGACGTTCCATGCCCCGATTGCCGGGGTGATCTTCGCCAGTGAAATCATTCTGGGTAACTTTGCCGTCGAGAGTCTTTCGGCCATTGTGATTGCCGCCGTGCTCGCCAATGTCGTACAGCAAAACCAAGGGGGTCACGGTTTCGCCCCCGAGTTCCCCCATATCGAACACAACTTTGATGGTGCCTATCACGAATTGCCCTCGTACATTGCGTTGGGGTTGATTTGTGGTCTGATGGCCGTTGGCTTTACCAAGCTGCTTTACTGGTTCGAGGACGAATCGGAATATTGGATTCCCAAGCACTGGGTGCGGGCAATCGCGTGTGGCTTGCTGCTGGGTGTGGTCGGTACAACCCACTACGTCCTGTACCCGCAAGCCCCCGATCAGTCGACCGCCGCCCAGAACGACTCCGAACGAAGCCATCCTATTCCCGTTCTGTACGGAACCGGCTATGCAGCGATCAGCCATACCCTTCACCTGGAAAACGCCCAAAAGCTGACCGATACCGTCGAAGGGGAAAAAGATACCCACGACGAAAACGTTCGCCTCAGCCGTGCCGGCATGTGGAATCATCTGGTTTGGCTGCTTCCCCTGGTGATTGTGAAGCCCTTTCTGACAAGCGCTTGCCTAGCGGGTGGTGGTTCTGGCGGTATCTTTGCGCCCAGCCTATTCATTGGGGCGACCACCGGAGCAGTGATCGGCATCATTTTGAACTTAGCTGTCCCCGAATGGTGCGATCATCCAGGCGCCTATGCGCTGGTCGGCATGGGGGCCGTCGTCGCTGGCACCACCCACGGTACGTTGAGCGCGATTGTGGTGGTTTACGAGCTGACCGACGACTATCGCATTATTTTGCCGATCATGGCCGCCGCTGGCATTGCTGGCCTGGTTGCTCGTTGGGTCGATCCAGAAAGTATCTACGAAAAGAAGCTCTCGCGTCGCGGCGAATCGATTGCCCGCAGCCACGATTTGCATCACATCGAGAACGTCGCTGTCCGCGAAGTAATGATCCGCAAGTTCCCCACGGTGCAGCATACCGACAATTTGATGCAGATCATCAAGATTGCCCGCGAGAATCCTCATATCGAAAGCCTGCCGGTGATGAACGAAGACGGCAGCCTGCACGGTATCATTCGTCCCGAAGACCTCCATCGTGTGCTCGATACGGATATCTCTCCTTATCTGGTCAACGCTCACGATATCTCGATGGTCTCTCCCATTGCGGTCTCACCCGACGAGAACCTAATCGAGGCGCTGCGCGACTTTGGCACGCGCGATGTCGATACGCTACCGGTCGAAATCACCTCTGGCGGCAAACGGGTTCTGATCGGCTTGCTAGTTCGTGCGGACGTAATGGCTCGTTACCGAGAAGAATTACTTCGCGGCTAG
- a CDS encoding type I restriction enzyme HsdR N-terminal domain-containing protein — translation MDLIDRLKELASRAEKMASQLKTEEATKNALIMPFIGALGYDVFNPTEVIPEFTADVGIKKGEKVDYAISIDNQIVMLFECKMIGTDLSRVTPSQLYRYFSVTDARFGILTDGIHYQFYSDLDSPNKMDSRPFLEFRLSDITEKVVGELKKFAKELFNLNEILSTANDLKYAKGIKRIFAEEWQNPSEDFVRHFASKVYEGRLTPTMKEQFSIITKQAFHEFVQDIFNRRLSSALNSEAGVAAPDISDFHESNEECEEKGIVTTEEETEGYHTVKAILRDVISPSRVFMRDTLSYCGILLDDNNRKPICRLFFNTGKKAIGLFDENKSITRESIECVDDIFKFAEQLRTTALMYDQKPVDADPPSESPEDAPLEEA, via the coding sequence ATGGACCTAATCGACCGCCTAAAAGAGCTTGCATCTCGTGCTGAAAAAATGGCCTCGCAACTCAAGACAGAAGAGGCGACGAAAAACGCTCTCATCATGCCTTTCATTGGTGCTTTGGGCTATGACGTCTTCAATCCAACCGAAGTCATCCCAGAATTTACGGCAGATGTCGGTATCAAGAAGGGAGAAAAAGTTGACTACGCGATCTCTATCGACAACCAAATAGTCATGCTTTTTGAATGCAAGATGATTGGCACCGACTTATCCCGGGTCACACCATCGCAACTTTATCGCTATTTTTCTGTTACGGATGCGCGCTTTGGAATTTTGACGGATGGCATTCATTACCAGTTCTATTCCGATCTTGATTCTCCCAACAAGATGGACTCGCGTCCGTTCCTCGAATTTCGCCTGAGCGATATTACGGAAAAGGTTGTGGGCGAATTGAAGAAGTTTGCCAAAGAGCTGTTCAATCTCAATGAAATCCTCTCCACCGCAAATGATCTAAAGTACGCCAAAGGAATCAAACGAATCTTCGCGGAAGAATGGCAAAACCCATCGGAAGACTTTGTGAGGCACTTTGCATCCAAAGTTTACGAAGGGCGTTTGACTCCGACGATGAAAGAGCAGTTCTCGATCATTACGAAACAGGCATTCCACGAGTTTGTTCAAGACATTTTTAACCGACGACTAAGCTCAGCGCTCAACTCTGAAGCGGGAGTCGCAGCACCAGACATCTCAGACTTCCACGAGTCTAACGAGGAATGCGAAGAGAAAGGAATCGTCACAACCGAAGAAGAAACCGAAGGCTACCACACGGTAAAGGCAATCCTGCGGGACGTTATCTCACCGAGCCGTGTTTTCATGCGAGATACGCTTAGCTATTGCGGGATTCTTCTGGACGACAATAACCGGAAGCCTATCTGTCGCCTGTTTTTTAATACAGGCAAAAAGGCAATTGGGCTTTTTGATGAAAACAAGAGCATCACGCGAGAAAGCATTGAATGCGTTGATGATATCTTCAAATTTGCGGAGCAATTGAGAACAACCGCGTTAATGTACGACCAGAAGCCTGTTGACGCCGATCCCCCTAGCGAATCGCCAGAAGACGCTCCCCTGGAAGAGGCCTAA
- a CDS encoding c-type cytochrome, which produces MIHRSMQALTGQERTEMIDKLAFTKPWSGILSLCFILAASLAVAQEEESRVPDSYPPGPLGKVVQLGEAMVLDTSKHPLSQPFVGNKLNCTSCHLEGGTDPQAGSFLGTASAYPAWSPRENRVITLEDRVLNCFMRSQNGTRPPVGSEVSVAITTYITWLSTGSKIQMNAEKSLGPRHLRMLNIDWKQANAERGKLLYKTHCLDCHGQDGEGTADGPPVWGNDSYNDGAGLSRVDKLGSWLKVAMPLGDPLLTDQESADIAAYINSHKRPHFKLEEHLPKAERLGEYNSQPSSN; this is translated from the coding sequence ATGATTCACCGCAGCATGCAAGCGTTAACTGGACAAGAAAGAACGGAAATGATCGACAAGCTGGCATTCACTAAACCCTGGTCTGGCATCCTGAGCTTGTGCTTCATCCTGGCTGCGAGCCTGGCTGTCGCTCAAGAGGAAGAGAGCCGCGTGCCGGATAGTTATCCGCCTGGTCCGCTGGGAAAGGTCGTGCAGTTGGGGGAAGCGATGGTTCTGGACACCAGCAAGCACCCACTCTCGCAGCCGTTTGTGGGCAATAAGCTCAATTGCACGTCGTGTCACCTGGAAGGAGGAACCGATCCCCAAGCTGGCAGCTTTCTAGGAACGGCCTCGGCCTACCCTGCCTGGTCGCCTCGTGAGAACCGGGTAATCACACTGGAAGATCGCGTGCTGAACTGCTTCATGCGCAGCCAAAACGGAACCCGTCCGCCGGTGGGAAGCGAAGTTTCCGTAGCGATCACAACCTATATTACCTGGCTGTCGACCGGCAGTAAAATTCAAATGAACGCCGAAAAGTCGCTCGGACCGCGTCATCTCCGTATGCTGAACATCGATTGGAAGCAGGCCAACGCCGAACGCGGCAAGTTGCTTTACAAAACGCATTGCCTCGACTGTCATGGCCAGGATGGAGAAGGGACCGCCGATGGACCGCCGGTGTGGGGAAACGACTCGTACAACGACGGCGCAGGCCTAAGCCGGGTAGATAAACTCGGCTCGTGGTTGAAAGTGGCAATGCCGCTGGGCGACCCGCTGCTTACCGATCAAGAGTCCGCTGACATTGCGGCCTATATCAACAGTCACAAACGTCCTCACTTCAAGCTGGAAGAACACTTACCCAAAGCAGAGCGTCTGGGCGAGTACAACAGCCAGCCAAGCTCTAACTAA